From the genome of Pseudomonas yamanorum, one region includes:
- the livH gene encoding high-affinity branched-chain amino acid ABC transporter permease LivH, whose translation MPEIYHFFQTLVNGMTVGSTYALIAIGYTMVYGIIGMINFAHGEVYMIGSYVAFIALAGLAMLGIHSLPLLMTAAFLASIVVTSAYGYSIERVAYRPLRGSNRLIPLISAIGMSIFLQNTVLLSQDSKDKSIPNLIPGSFSFGPGGAQEVLISYMQVLVFVVTLVAMLGLTLFISRSRLGRACRACAEDIKMANLLGINTNNIIALTFVIGAALAAIAAVLLSMQYGVINPNAGFLVGLKAFTAAVLGGIGSIPGAMLGGLVLGVAEAFGADVFGDQYKDVVAFGLLVLVLLFRPTGILGRPEVEKV comes from the coding sequence ATGCCTGAGATCTATCATTTTTTCCAAACGCTGGTTAACGGCATGACCGTTGGCAGCACCTATGCCTTGATAGCCATTGGCTACACAATGGTTTACGGCATCATTGGAATGATTAACTTCGCCCATGGCGAGGTGTACATGATTGGTTCCTACGTGGCCTTCATCGCCCTTGCCGGGCTGGCCATGCTGGGTATCCACTCCCTGCCGCTGTTGATGACCGCTGCGTTCCTGGCGTCCATCGTCGTAACCAGTGCCTATGGCTACAGTATCGAACGCGTTGCGTACCGCCCCTTGCGTGGCAGCAACCGCTTGATCCCGCTGATCTCTGCGATCGGCATGTCGATTTTCCTGCAGAACACCGTATTGCTGTCCCAGGATTCCAAGGACAAATCCATTCCCAACCTGATCCCGGGGAGCTTCTCCTTCGGCCCAGGTGGCGCACAAGAAGTGCTGATTTCCTACATGCAGGTCCTGGTCTTCGTCGTCACCCTGGTGGCAATGCTCGGCCTGACCCTGTTCATCTCTCGCTCCCGTCTGGGGCGTGCCTGCCGGGCCTGCGCCGAAGACATCAAGATGGCCAACCTGTTGGGCATCAACACCAACAACATCATCGCCCTGACCTTCGTCATCGGTGCCGCACTGGCGGCCATCGCCGCTGTATTGCTGAGCATGCAGTATGGCGTGATCAACCCCAACGCCGGTTTCCTGGTGGGCCTCAAGGCCTTCACCGCAGCGGTATTGGGCGGCATCGGCAGCATTCCGGGTGCGATGCTCGGCGGGCTGGTGCTGGGGGTGGCTGAAGCCTTTGGCGCCGATGTGTTCGGCGACCAGTACAAGGACGTGGTGGCATTCGGTCTATTGGTTCTGGTGCTGTTGTTCCGGCCGACCGGCATTCTGGGCCGTCCGGAGGTTGAGAAAGTATGA
- a CDS encoding high-affinity branched-chain amino acid ABC transporter permease LivM → MSRYLKSAFFSALLVWAVAFPVLGLKLSIVGINLEVHGTGPVTLTIIALCSVLMFLRVLFTQQVGALLKSNRGPLVSPKVSQFLTLPRTQRYIIIGLIVAALIWPFFGSRGAVDIATLILIYVLLGLGLNIVVGLAGLLDLGYVGFYAVGAYTYALLSHYLGWGFWICLPLAGMAAATFGFLLGFPVLRLRGDYLAIVTLGFGEIIRLFLRNLTDITGGPNGISSIPKPTFFGLSFDRTAAEGVQTFHEYFGIDYNPVSKVVFLYLVALLLALAALFVINRLLRMPIGRAWEALREDEIACRALGMNPTVIKLSAFTLGATFAGFAGSFFAARQGLVTPESFTFIESAIILAIVVLGGMGSQLGVILAAIVMILLPEMMREFSEYRMLMFGAMMVLMMIWRPQGLLPMQRPHMELRK, encoded by the coding sequence ATGAGCAGATATCTTAAATCGGCGTTTTTCAGCGCCTTGCTGGTGTGGGCCGTGGCCTTTCCGGTACTCGGCCTCAAGCTGAGCATTGTCGGGATCAACCTCGAAGTGCATGGCACCGGTCCCGTGACATTGACCATCATTGCCCTGTGCTCGGTGTTGATGTTCCTGCGCGTGCTGTTTACCCAGCAGGTCGGTGCACTCCTCAAGTCCAACCGTGGCCCGTTGGTTTCGCCCAAGGTCAGTCAGTTCCTGACCCTGCCGCGCACCCAGCGCTACATCATCATTGGCCTGATCGTGGCCGCGTTGATCTGGCCGTTCTTCGGTTCCCGGGGTGCGGTGGACATCGCGACACTGATCCTGATCTACGTGTTGCTGGGCCTGGGCCTGAACATCGTGGTGGGTCTCGCCGGCCTGCTCGACCTGGGCTATGTGGGCTTCTACGCAGTGGGTGCCTACACCTACGCGTTGCTCTCGCACTACCTGGGCTGGGGCTTCTGGATCTGCCTGCCACTGGCCGGCATGGCGGCGGCCACATTTGGCTTCCTGCTGGGCTTCCCGGTACTGCGCTTGCGCGGTGACTATCTGGCGATCGTGACCCTGGGCTTCGGGGAAATCATCCGTCTGTTCCTGCGTAACCTCACCGATATCACCGGCGGCCCCAACGGCATCAGCAGCATCCCCAAGCCGACGTTCTTCGGGTTGTCGTTCGACCGCACCGCGGCCGAAGGCGTGCAGACTTTCCACGAGTACTTCGGGATCGACTACAACCCGGTCAGCAAAGTGGTGTTCCTGTACCTGGTGGCCCTGCTGCTGGCACTGGCGGCGCTGTTCGTGATCAACCGCCTGCTGCGCATGCCGATCGGCCGCGCGTGGGAAGCGCTGCGCGAAGATGAAATCGCCTGCCGTGCACTAGGCATGAACCCGACCGTCATCAAGCTTTCGGCATTCACCCTCGGGGCAACCTTCGCCGGTTTTGCTGGCAGCTTCTTCGCCGCTCGCCAGGGCCTGGTGACACCGGAGTCGTTCACCTTCATCGAGTCGGCGATCATCCTCGCCATCGTGGTACTGGGTGGCATGGGCTCGCAGCTGGGCGTGATCCTCGCGGCGATCGTGATGATCCTGCTGCCGGAAATGATGCGTGAGTTCAGCGAATACCGCATGTTGATGTTCGGCGCCATGATGGTGCTGATGATGATCTGGCGTCCTCAAGGCCTGCTGCCCATGCAACGTCCACACATGGAGCTGCGCAAATGA
- the livG gene encoding high-affinity branched-chain amino acid ABC transporter ATP-binding protein LivG, with translation MSREILKVENLSMRFGGLLAVNGVALTVQEKQVVALIGPNGAGKTTVFNCLTGFYKPAGGTILLDGQPIQGLAGHEIARKGVVRTFQNVRLFKDMTAVENLLIAQHRHLNTNFFAGLFKTPSFRKSEREAMEYAAYWLDKVNLTEFANRPAGTLAYGQQRRLEIARCMMTRPRILMLDEPAAGLNPKETEDLKALISVLREENNATVLLIEHDMKLVMSISDHIVVINQGTPLADGTPEQIRDNPAVIKAYLGEA, from the coding sequence ATGAGCCGCGAGATCCTGAAAGTCGAAAATTTGAGCATGCGCTTCGGCGGTTTGCTCGCGGTCAACGGCGTGGCCCTGACCGTACAAGAGAAGCAGGTTGTGGCTCTTATCGGCCCCAACGGCGCCGGCAAGACCACGGTGTTCAACTGCCTGACCGGGTTCTACAAGCCGGCTGGCGGCACCATCCTGCTGGATGGCCAGCCGATTCAGGGCCTGGCCGGTCACGAGATTGCCCGCAAGGGCGTGGTGCGAACCTTCCAGAACGTGCGGCTGTTCAAGGACATGACAGCGGTCGAGAACCTCTTGATCGCCCAGCACCGTCACCTGAACACCAACTTCTTTGCCGGCCTGTTCAAGACTCCGTCGTTCCGCAAGAGCGAGCGCGAGGCCATGGAATATGCAGCGTACTGGCTGGACAAGGTCAACCTCACCGAGTTTGCCAACCGTCCTGCCGGTACCCTGGCCTACGGTCAGCAACGTCGCCTGGAAATCGCCCGCTGCATGATGACCCGTCCGCGGATCCTCATGCTCGACGAACCGGCCGCCGGCCTGAACCCCAAGGAAACCGAAGACCTCAAGGCGCTGATCAGCGTGCTGCGTGAAGAAAACAACGCCACCGTGCTGCTGATTGAACACGACATGAAACTGGTCATGAGCATCTCCGACCATATCGTGGTGATCAACCAGGGCACGCCACTGGCCGACGGTACGCCGGAGCAGATCCGTGACAACCCGGCCGTGATCAAAGCCTATTTGGGGGAAGCGTAA
- a CDS encoding ABC transporter ATP-binding protein, producing MLQFENVSTFYGKIQALHSVNVEVRQGEIVTLIGANGAGKSTLLMTLCGSPQAHSGSIRYMGEELVGQASSEIMRKSIAVVPEGRRVFARLTVEENLAMGGFFTDKGDYQEQMDKVLHLFPRLKERFSQRGGTMSGGEQQMLAIGRALMSKPKLLLLDEPSLGLAPIIIQQIFDIIEQLRKDGVTVFLVEQNANQALKIADRAYVLENGRVVMQGSGEQLLTDPKVREAYLGG from the coding sequence ATGCTGCAATTCGAAAACGTTTCCACTTTCTACGGCAAGATCCAGGCACTGCACAGCGTCAACGTCGAAGTGCGCCAGGGCGAAATCGTCACCCTGATCGGGGCCAACGGTGCCGGTAAATCCACGCTGCTGATGACCTTGTGCGGTTCGCCCCAGGCCCACAGCGGCAGCATCCGCTACATGGGTGAGGAACTGGTGGGCCAGGCCTCCTCGGAGATCATGCGCAAGAGCATTGCCGTGGTTCCGGAAGGCCGCCGGGTATTTGCCCGCCTGACCGTGGAAGAGAACCTCGCCATGGGCGGGTTCTTCACCGACAAGGGCGATTACCAGGAGCAGATGGACAAGGTGCTGCACCTGTTCCCGCGGCTCAAGGAACGCTTCAGCCAGCGCGGCGGCACCATGTCCGGCGGCGAACAGCAAATGCTCGCCATCGGCCGCGCGCTGATGAGCAAGCCCAAGCTGTTGCTTCTGGACGAACCGTCCCTGGGACTGGCACCGATCATCATCCAGCAGATCTTCGACATCATCGAACAGCTGCGCAAGGACGGTGTGACGGTGTTCCTGGTGGAGCAGAACGCCAACCAGGCACTGAAGATTGCCGACCGTGCCTATGTGCTGGAAAACGGCCGCGTGGTGATGCAGGGCAGCGGCGAACAACTGCTGACCGATCCGAAAGTGCGTGAGGCTTATTTGGGCGGTTGA
- a CDS encoding BufA1 family periplasmic bufferin-type metallophore: MTTKTRSLSAATLVLALGSALSLSALTTTAHAADDMQKCFGVAEAGKNDCAAGAGTSCAGTSKVKDQANAWKLVPAGTCLKTPSTTSPTGFGQEATFTAKS; encoded by the coding sequence ATGACTACCAAAACCCGCTCGCTGTCCGCTGCCACCCTCGTCCTGGCCCTGGGTTCGGCCCTGAGCCTGTCCGCCCTGACCACCACCGCCCACGCCGCCGATGACATGCAGAAATGCTTCGGTGTAGCCGAAGCCGGCAAGAACGATTGCGCTGCAGGCGCCGGCACTTCCTGCGCGGGCACCTCGAAGGTCAAGGATCAGGCCAACGCCTGGAAACTGGTCCCGGCCGGTACCTGCCTGAAAACCCCAAGCACCACCTCGCCAACCGGCTTCGGCCAGGAAGCTACCTTCACCGCCAAGTCCTGA
- the bufB gene encoding MNIO family bufferin maturase codes for MTLSFTHSISQAQAPGLPRRAGLGLKDEHFSEVLETSPDIGFFEVHAENYMVAGGPFHHYLGLIREQYPLSLHGVGLSIGGEGPLNDEHLERLATLIERYQPHSFSEHLAWSSHGPVFLNDLLPLAYDDETLKRVCEHIDQVQTRLQRPMLLENPSTYLQFQCSTLEETDFISEAIRRTGCGLLLDVNNVYVSCINHQQDPLKYIEALPLHAVGEIHLAGFAEDTDSLGDRLLIDDHGAPIDNAVWQLYQHVLTRTGPVATLIERDNQVPAFSVLHAEARQADRFLLEARA; via the coding sequence ATGACGCTCTCATTCACCCACTCCATCTCCCAGGCTCAGGCGCCCGGCCTCCCCCGTCGGGCCGGGCTGGGGCTCAAGGACGAGCACTTCAGTGAAGTGCTCGAGACTTCCCCCGACATCGGTTTTTTTGAAGTCCACGCCGAAAACTACATGGTGGCCGGCGGGCCTTTCCATCACTACCTGGGCTTGATCCGCGAACAGTACCCGCTGTCGCTGCACGGTGTGGGCCTGTCCATCGGCGGCGAAGGTCCGCTGAACGATGAGCACCTTGAGCGCTTGGCCACGCTGATCGAGCGCTATCAACCCCACTCCTTTTCCGAACACCTGGCCTGGTCCAGCCACGGCCCGGTGTTTCTCAATGATCTGCTGCCGCTGGCGTATGACGATGAAACCCTGAAGCGGGTGTGCGAACACATCGACCAGGTACAAACCCGCCTGCAGCGGCCCATGCTGTTGGAGAACCCGTCAACCTATCTGCAATTCCAGTGCTCCACCCTGGAAGAGACCGACTTCATCAGCGAAGCGATCCGCCGCACCGGCTGCGGGCTGCTGCTGGACGTGAATAATGTGTATGTGTCGTGCATCAACCATCAGCAAGACCCGCTGAAGTACATCGAGGCCTTGCCGTTGCACGCCGTGGGCGAGATTCATCTGGCAGGGTTTGCCGAAGACACCGACAGCCTCGGCGACCGTTTGCTGATTGACGATCACGGCGCCCCCATCGACAACGCGGTGTGGCAGCTCTACCAGCACGTGCTCACCCGCACCGGGCCGGTCGCCACGCTGATCGAACGCGACAACCAGGTGCCGGCGTTCAGCGTGCTGCATGCTGAAGCGCGCCAAGCCGACCGGTTTCTGCTGGAGGCGCGCGCATGA
- a CDS encoding HvfC/BufC N-terminal domain-containing protein, whose protein sequence is MSRQDVFTRALLSPEESCPEGLFSRNGADPASRFAVYRNNVHSSLINALAAGYPVTLQLVGDEFFRAMAGVYVQDFPPTSPLINEYGGDLADFIQGFAPAASVPYLADVARLERLRVRAYHAADALQLDQQEIIAALQQQSDLGELRLQLHPSLATLNSAYAVVALWAAHQTGESLATLDPFHAQSALVLRNGLHVQVFHIDSGAAAFINSLNNGWPLEMAVAYALDAAAEFDLHQCLALLIGHGAITHLHTEPKVSP, encoded by the coding sequence ATGAGCCGCCAGGACGTGTTTACCCGCGCCTTGCTGTCCCCCGAGGAAAGCTGCCCCGAAGGTTTGTTCAGCCGTAACGGCGCCGATCCGGCCAGTCGTTTTGCGGTGTACCGCAACAATGTCCACAGCTCACTGATCAACGCCCTGGCCGCCGGCTACCCGGTCACTCTGCAACTGGTGGGCGATGAGTTTTTTCGGGCGATGGCCGGTGTGTATGTCCAGGATTTCCCACCGACCAGTCCACTGATCAATGAGTACGGCGGCGACCTGGCTGACTTTATCCAGGGCTTCGCCCCCGCCGCCAGCGTGCCATATCTAGCCGACGTGGCGCGCCTGGAGCGATTGCGGGTCAGGGCCTACCACGCGGCGGACGCACTGCAACTGGATCAGCAGGAAATCATCGCCGCCCTGCAACAACAGTCGGACTTGGGCGAACTGCGCCTGCAACTGCATCCGTCCCTGGCCACCCTGAACTCGGCCTACGCCGTGGTGGCGTTATGGGCTGCTCACCAGACAGGCGAATCCCTCGCCACCCTCGACCCCTTCCATGCCCAAAGCGCGCTGGTGCTGCGCAACGGCCTGCACGTGCAGGTATTTCACATCGACAGCGGCGCAGCCGCGTTTATCAACAGCCTGAACAACGGTTGGCCGCTGGAGATGGCCGTGGCCTACGCCCTCGATGCAGCCGCCGAATTTGATCTGCATCAATGCCTGGCCCTGCTGATCGGCCATGGCGCCATCACCCACTTGCACACAGAACCCAAGGTATCGCCATGA
- a CDS encoding DoxX family protein, whose protein sequence is MNTPAPGLIQRIIQLFEKISYSLIAFVARFSIAAVFWKSGQTKVEGLAVDLIGGTFQLGWPHLAPSTLPLFRSEYHVPLLSAEVAAHMAAFAEHFFPVLILVGFATRFSALALLGMTLTIQLFVYPDAYPTHGTWIALLLLLMAKGPGCFSIDHLIARRLR, encoded by the coding sequence ATGAACACCCCCGCTCCCGGGCTGATCCAACGGATCATCCAGCTCTTCGAGAAAATCTCCTACAGCCTGATCGCCTTCGTCGCACGCTTCTCTATCGCCGCGGTGTTCTGGAAATCCGGACAGACCAAGGTCGAAGGCCTCGCCGTGGACCTGATCGGCGGTACGTTCCAACTGGGCTGGCCGCACTTGGCGCCGTCCACCCTGCCGCTGTTTCGCAGCGAATATCATGTGCCGCTGTTGTCAGCGGAAGTGGCGGCGCATATGGCCGCGTTCGCCGAGCATTTTTTCCCGGTGCTGATCCTGGTGGGGTTTGCCACGCGGTTCTCGGCGCTGGCTCTACTGGGCATGACCCTGACCATCCAGCTGTTCGTCTACCCGGACGCCTACCCGACCCACGGCACCTGGATCGCACTGTTGTTGCTGTTGATGGCCAAGGGGCCGGGCTGCTTCTCCATCGATCACCTGATTGCCCGGCGCTTGCGCTAA
- a CDS encoding LysR family transcriptional regulator, with amino-acid sequence MSEMDDLAAFAVLIEAGSFTLAAQQLGCSKGQLSKRISQLEAQFSVVLLHRTTRRLSLTAAGAALLPQAQALVVQVERARQALARLKDDLVGPVRMTVPVSLGETFFDGLLLEFSREYPQVQIELELNNQYRDLGRDGFDLAVRSEVANDERLVAKPLLAWHEMTCASPAYLEQHGEPLTPAELVGHNCLLNSHYSGREEWLYHQQHELLRVRVSGTFASNHYNLLKKAALVGAGIARLPSYVLHTELAEGRLRWLLRDYQTRSMPMYLVHPYQGGLPRRTQVLADYLVGWFKRSGEALDRL; translated from the coding sequence ATGAGCGAAATGGATGACTTGGCGGCGTTTGCGGTGTTGATCGAAGCCGGCAGCTTTACCCTGGCGGCTCAGCAGTTGGGCTGCAGCAAGGGGCAACTGTCCAAGCGCATCAGCCAGCTGGAAGCGCAGTTTTCGGTGGTGTTGTTGCATCGAACCACGCGTCGTTTGAGCCTGACGGCAGCGGGGGCGGCACTGTTGCCGCAGGCCCAGGCGTTGGTGGTCCAGGTGGAACGGGCACGTCAGGCACTGGCCAGGCTCAAGGACGACCTGGTCGGCCCGGTGCGTATGACGGTTCCGGTTTCCTTGGGCGAAACCTTCTTCGATGGTTTGCTGCTGGAGTTTTCCCGGGAGTACCCGCAGGTGCAGATCGAACTGGAGCTCAACAACCAGTATCGAGACCTGGGGCGGGACGGCTTTGACCTGGCGGTACGCTCGGAAGTCGCCAACGACGAGCGACTGGTGGCCAAGCCGCTGCTGGCCTGGCACGAGATGACCTGCGCCAGCCCGGCCTATCTGGAACAGCACGGCGAGCCGCTGACACCGGCGGAACTGGTGGGCCACAACTGCTTGCTGAACAGCCACTACAGCGGCCGTGAAGAGTGGCTGTATCACCAACAGCATGAGCTGCTGCGGGTTCGCGTATCCGGGACCTTTGCCTCCAACCATTACAACTTGTTGAAGAAGGCGGCGCTGGTGGGGGCGGGCATCGCGCGTCTGCCCTCTTATGTGTTGCACACGGAATTGGCTGAGGGGCGCTTGCGCTGGCTCCTGCGGGATTATCAGACCCGCAGCATGCCGATGTACTTGGTCCATCCGTATCAGGGGGGCCTGCCGCGCCGCACTCAGGTACTCGCAGATTATCTGGTGGGCTGGTTCAAGCGCAGCGGCGAGGCCCTGGATCGCCTTTAG
- a CDS encoding short chain dehydrogenase produces MKILLIGASGTVGSAVKAELSQRHEVISIGRKSGEFQVDISDSASIRKLFEQTGKFDALICAAGSVNFVPLGDMSASDFDLGLQDKLMGQVNLLLIGREFANDGASFTFTSGILNRDPIRTGASAALVNGALDAFVKAAAIELPRGLRINSVSPTVLLEAMGSYAPYFRGYKPAPGADVALAYAKSVEGLQTGQTFIVG; encoded by the coding sequence ATGAAAATCCTGTTGATTGGCGCAAGCGGCACCGTGGGTTCGGCGGTCAAGGCAGAACTGTCCCAACGGCATGAAGTGATCAGCATCGGTCGCAAGAGTGGCGAGTTCCAGGTCGACATCAGCGACAGCGCCTCGATCCGCAAACTGTTCGAACAAACCGGCAAGTTCGACGCACTGATCTGCGCCGCCGGCAGCGTCAACTTCGTGCCTCTGGGGGACATGAGCGCCAGCGATTTTGACCTGGGCCTGCAAGACAAGCTGATGGGCCAGGTGAACCTGCTGCTGATTGGCCGCGAGTTCGCCAATGACGGCGCATCGTTCACCTTCACCAGCGGCATTCTCAACCGCGATCCGATTCGCACCGGTGCTTCGGCGGCCCTGGTCAACGGCGCGCTGGATGCATTCGTGAAAGCTGCGGCGATCGAACTGCCCCGCGGCCTGCGCATCAACTCGGTGAGCCCGACCGTGCTGCTGGAAGCCATGGGCAGCTACGCGCCGTACTTCCGTGGCTACAAACCGGCTCCAGGTGCAGACGTGGCGCTGGCCTACGCGAAAAGCGTGGAAGGCTTGCAGACCGGGCAGACGTTTATCGTCGGTTGA
- a CDS encoding COG3650 family protein encodes MRAARTLALFALLPLFTACQMFENEPAKPSLAGLTRMQGELTAQGDKLLFQPCNDKRNYVVNDTGGTSILQEAASLAGQQGALFADLRGKFSGVASGTQGTVDLQQVYRVERSTSACDDPDFKRMILRANGHKPAWAMNVTAKGMVLEREGQPPLAVPYVEEQSGDGRFNLMTEANNQHIELWVAPQRCVDSVSGSLQHMSAELRVNGQVQRGCASFGGSRDD; translated from the coding sequence ATGCGTGCCGCCCGTACCCTAGCTCTGTTTGCCTTGTTGCCCCTGTTCACCGCCTGCCAGATGTTCGAGAACGAGCCGGCCAAGCCCTCTCTCGCCGGGTTGACCCGCATGCAGGGCGAGCTGACGGCGCAGGGTGACAAACTGCTGTTCCAGCCCTGCAACGACAAACGCAATTACGTGGTCAACGACACCGGCGGCACCAGCATCCTGCAGGAGGCCGCCTCCCTGGCCGGCCAGCAAGGCGCACTGTTTGCCGACCTGCGTGGCAAGTTCTCCGGCGTCGCCAGCGGCACCCAGGGCACGGTGGACCTGCAACAGGTGTACCGCGTCGAACGCTCGACCTCGGCCTGCGATGATCCGGATTTCAAGCGCATGATCCTGCGGGCCAACGGCCACAAGCCGGCCTGGGCGATGAACGTTACCGCCAAGGGCATGGTGCTGGAGCGTGAAGGCCAGCCGCCATTGGCCGTGCCGTATGTGGAAGAACAATCGGGCGACGGACGGTTCAACCTGATGACCGAAGCCAATAACCAGCACATCGAACTCTGGGTGGCCCCGCAACGCTGTGTCGACAGCGTCAGCGGCAGCCTGCAGCACATGTCCGCCGAGCTTCGGGTCAACGGCCAGGTGCAACGCGGTTGCGCGTCGTTCGGCGGCTCGCGGGACGACTGA